One Hevea brasiliensis isolate MT/VB/25A 57/8 chromosome 6, ASM3005281v1, whole genome shotgun sequence genomic window, ATTTCAAATTTGATTCTCGacgattatttattttaaaatttatttttttagatcagaattatttaaaaaaaaaaagaattacttcctattatgtactcctttaatgGTTACTCGATTAATTAAACTTcctttcaataaaaaaaattagatatgAAAATATAAAGGGGATGATATCATGTTGATTTTTTGCATTCAAGATTCAATTTTGAAGAATTGTAAAGAATTCGCAGGCATACATTTTTGACATTTTGATAGAGATGGACCCACAAGATTAATTTTGTTTTCTATTGATTACAACACAAATTAGATTTGCCATGGATTAAGGAGGTTGGATGTGATGGGAAAGGGCAGTGGACAAGAAATGTTCAATAGAAATATTTTTCATGTTTAAAATATACAATATTACATCCAACTTCCTTAACATTATTCCCCTATTTagaaactaaaattttataaaaatttaatttaattaatttatttttgtttttttctcattaatttaaaaaaaataatttaaaagatatagaaattaagtataattatgtaaaaattcaattaaattagtgaattgaaagggaagaaATGAGAATGGAAGCGAGCCCTCTAATCAAtttatttagtattttttttttcaagaaaagAGAAGGAAATTGTCAACTTTCTTagagaaggaaaaataaaatccaaatGCATATTAGAAATTGTGAACTTTCAACAAGTTGGGATGGTAATTTGTATCTCTTATCAATCAGGGTACTAGGATTACTACAACAATAATAATCGTAATAACATCAAATTGATGTGAGGGATTGCATTCTTTAAATTGCCCCACAAGAAAAAGACTCGATCTTGGTGCGTCAAAATTAGCCTGAAAATATCATCATAAATATCAGAAAGAATGGAATAGCTATGTGGGAGAAGTCTGTTATTGTCCGAATGGAACAAAATATACAGCACCTTTTTCAATCAGCAGAAACAAATTCTTGGGCTTAGGCCTACAAGTTCCTAGTTCAAGCATTGCGTTGCAATTGAATATACGTAAGAGCTAACATGATTCTGCAGATTTTTGACATTCATGTCCAACagagtaaattattatttttggattgCATCAGTTTAATTATCAATAGCCAGCAAATCCTACACCAAAAAAGCTGGAGTATAACATCCATCAAAAACAAAGATTAGAGAATAATCATTCATCAGGTATACTGGGATAGAATTTGGCAATTGGACTTCTTCATATTTGATGCAGAAAATATCACCTCAAATTCACATGTATTAGCTATAAATTGTAATTCTGTTTCAAGGGTAAGAAGAAACTGACGAGTTTTCCatgcaaaattttaattttccttaatttttcaccCAACAAGAGCATATTTGATATTGTATTCATACATCAGTTATGCTTGCTTGCAAAGCAGAGAGTCTTGTGCTGGGGAGGCCCTATATCAGTGCATGTCTAATTTTACCTCTATATGCTTAATTGCTGATTGCTTCAAATGGCCCTGCCAACATAACTGTGAGTAGTTCTGAAAACTAATAAAACAGTCTGTTTAAATTCTCACAGAGATTCATCCAGTGAGAAAGTATCTTCATTGAATTCTGAATCCACCCCTTCATGCCCGTCAAACTCGCCAAGTCCTAATAGCGTCTCAATTGGAAGTTCTCCATTTTTTGTGATATCATCCTCCAAGAAATCTCTATCTGAACAATTTGATTGTGGGATAGGAACTTCTCTATCTTTCTTCTCTTTCAGATCATTTTCCATTTCCATAGGTACTATTTTCATTGAAATTTTGTTTGATTTTCTCAATCCTGAAGGGGCAGAGTTGATTTTCTTGATACAGTTGTTTTTGCTTCTTTGTTTCCATTCCAATAAAGTTGACGCTGTTGAACCTTTGCTGAACTCAAGTCTTTTCCTACAGCCCTTTTTGGTATCCATTTTTGTGACTTGGAATTTTGATTTAACTAATTTAGAAGAGGTCTCTTGAAGAGATCCAGGCTTTGTCATACACTTACGAGGAGACATTGAAAAGCATTTCCAAGTATCCTCACAATTCCAATCTTGTTTCCACTGGGAAGGCCAGAAAAGAGGTTCATCTGTATCGAAATCTTCCAAATCTACTTCCTGATCTGAAAAGGTATGCTCCAATAATGCACAGTACCGTGGTTGTTCATCTTTCACTTCACTAGGTGTTGAAACATTGGAACCGGGTAATGAGACCTCACAACTCTTGCAAGATGGGCTAGGAAAACCTGTTTGGAAGTAATCTAACTCCAATTCTGTATCTGATGAAATCCATTGGGAATCTTCACCATCAAGATTCACTAAAGATACCAAGAAACTTGTCTTGTCAGAATCTGATATCTGAGAGCAAGAAGAAGGAAAATCAAAGACGGTGCTACAAGGTATCAAAAAGTTGTTGCAACTTAATGAGTCCTCACAGAACTGCTCAAAAGAAGACCTGGAACTCTCTGAATTGTTCATGGTGGAATCTGAAGTAGCATTCCTGCATGATTTCAATAGTGAATTCAATTGCTTTTCTTCCATTAAATCGTCCTTCAAAATATCTTCTGTGACCAGAATTGTCCGCTGAAGAGCAGTTAAACATGATTCCTCCTCCTCAGGATTTACATTTACTCTTGGATCATCAAAAAGGACACTTCCTTTATCTAGATAAAGAAAAGAGTTTTCCAATCTTGACAACCATGAAATCAACAATTTGTCATCAACAAAAACATGCATTGAAGTAGAAGATCTGTAGTCTTCAAAAAGTGATGAAGGAGAAGAAACAACTGAAGAGAGCCACATACACTCGTCATCACCATAGCAACTACCCTTACCAAGCTGTTTATAAAGATCAATGTCTTCTTCCATTGTAGACTGAGAAAAAAACAACAGCACCCTTCTGTCTGTCTTGGAAGCTCTCTTCCAGTGTTTCCCACTGTTAATTTTTCCAGCAACAATAACTGTTACATTGGATTAACCGATTAAGTACAAGAATAACAAGCAACATTTGAAAGAAAGGAAGGAACAAAGAAAACAAATAATCCAAGGAAGCTCAGCAAGACCGGCACCAGGAAAAGTTCAAGCAGAGAGATTAAACTAAAATCAGGCAAGTAAAACCaagaaaaagcagacaaaataagTGCCAAACCGAGCATAATTTAAAAGAATAATATATAGTTCCTTATAAGAAGATCAAAGTAGATGATTTCATGTTGATGTCAAGAGAATTAAAAGATCTTGGAGATAACAGACTAAAACAAGGGGCATTGACAAGATGTTGATATTTAAGATAGTTAATAGAAGAGAGGTCTCAAGAATGTGACACTAATATTCAAATAAAGGATGAATATGTCAAGGCTAATTAGTGAATTAAGGACCCAACCAACCAGAAATTGGTTAAGCTAGACTAGGTCAAATGAGAAACTTTCCTTTGAAAAATAAGAACTAATGAAAATCATTTGTGGACACATTACTACAAGGGAGATgtcaatttaataaaattatatcaataaatcattcaatttaataatataaatttataaatgaaaTTTACAAGAATAATTTTACATCTTTAACACTAGTAGAGACCTGACTGCACTGCCAATTGTATGTTAAGGATAAATGTAAAGCAATATAAAATGGTTTCAATCATCAATTAGGAGGGGGCTTAAAAATTAATCTGTTTCACAATTCTTTTATATTTTTCAGCTCTCTGAATTATTTATCCTTAATTATACTTCATTTTTGAAGCTATAATGCTAGCTTAAACCCCAAGTTGATCACTTTATAAAGTTACGGACAAATTGgataaaatttaactaaa contains:
- the LOC131180580 gene encoding uncharacterized protein LOC131180580, encoding MEEDIDLYKQLGKGSCYGDDECMWLSSVVSSPSSLFEDYRSSTSMHVFVDDKLLISWLSRLENSFLYLDKGSVLFDDPRVNVNPEEEESCLTALQRTILVTEDILKDDLMEEKQLNSLLKSCRNATSDSTMNNSESSRSSFEQFCEDSLSCNNFLIPCSTVFDFPSSCSQISDSDKTSFLVSLVNLDGEDSQWISSDTELELDYFQTGFPSPSCKSCEVSLPGSNVSTPSEVKDEQPRYCALLEHTFSDQEVDLEDFDTDEPLFWPSQWKQDWNCEDTWKCFSMSPRKCMTKPGSLQETSSKLVKSKFQVTKMDTKKGCRKRLEFSKGSTASTLLEWKQRSKNNCIKKINSAPSGLRKSNKISMKIVPMEMENDLKEKKDREVPIPQSNCSDRDFLEDDITKNGELPIETLLGLGEFDGHEGVDSEFNEDTFSLDESL